ACGCAGAAAATACTAATGCTGCTCTGAAGCTGCTGGGCCTGACCCGATAAATCCTCGGCTGTTGATGAAACCTCTTCGGCTAAAGCAGCGTTCTGCTGCACAACATGGTCAAGCTGAGCAATCGCCTGGTTGATCTGGGCCGCACCGGCGGTTTGTTCGTGACATGCCGCGCTGATTTCCTGGATCAGTTCCGCCGTCCGGTGAATATCCGGAACCATTTTCTCAAGCATTCGGCCAGCCTTTTCCGCCACATCCACGCTGCCGGCCGAGAGCGCACCAATTTCCTTGGCCGCTTCACCACTGTGTTCGGCCAGCTTGCGCACCTCTGCCGCCACTACGGCGAAACCCTTGCCAGCCTCACCGGCCCGGGCCGCTTCGATGGCTGCGTTCAATGCCAGCAGGTTGGTCTGCCGGGCGATTTCCTCAATGATGGAAATTTTAGCGGCGATATCCCTCATGGCTTGTACCGTGTCCCCAACCTGCCTGGCTCCGGCTTGCGCGTCCCTGGAGGCCTGAAGTGCGGTTTTTTCGGTTTCAGAGGCATTGTCAGCGTTATGGACGATCTTTGCGTTCATCTCCTCCATGCTTGAAGAAATCTCTTCGAGATGGGATGTCTGTTCAGTGGAACGGTGAGACAGTATTTCGAAAGAAGAGCTTAGCTCCTCGCTGCCCGATGCCACATTGCCCGAAGCAGTTTGGACCTGAGCCACCACGTCTTTCAACCGGGCCACCATGTTTTTCATGTCATCGGCCAGCATGCCGATTTCGTCCCGTCGATTAATATCCAAGGAAACGGCCAGATCCCCCCCGGCGATCCGCCTTGACATCTCCGATATCGTTTTCAGAGGGGCGATAATTTTTCGAGATATCAACAGACTGATAAACGAGGCCATCAACAAAACGACGATTGATAGCGATGTCGTCTGAACAAGGCGGGTATTAATCTCTTTGGTCATGATCGCTTTGTTTTCGGACACGATCTGATCGATATCAGAGATGTTGACGCTGGTACAGATGATCCAGTTCCAGTCTTTGAAATAACGGAAAAACATCAGCTTTCTGTTCAGGGGAGCCTCTTTGCCCTCCTGCGAACGATACTCCAGATATCCCTGGCCGTTTTTCTGTGCCAGCTGCAGGATATTCTGGAACACAAAGCGACCGTCCGCGTCCTGCAGCTCTTTTACGATGGTTTTTTCATACTGCTGTCGGGTCGGGTACACATAGCAGTAATAGTCCTTATCAAAAACGATGAAGCTATTCTGATCGCCTTCGCCGAAACGCATAGCTTTCAGAGCGTTAACCGCGTCCTCGTAAAATCTGGCGTTGGAGACGATGGCATAAGCATTGGAGAGAAGGTCCCGGATCTGCGCCTGGCGTTCTTTGTGCATCAGGCTTTCCAGGTTGTGAACATGATAAGCATTGTTTTTCCCGAGTGAATAGCAGTGGGAAAAGATAAAGATAGCAGAAACGATAAAAACCGTAGCCGCATTGAGCA
This genomic stretch from Thermodesulfobacteriota bacterium harbors:
- a CDS encoding methyl-accepting chemotaxis protein; protein product: MKVSAKISLLNAATVFIVSAIFIFSHCYSLGKNNAYHVHNLESLMHKERQAQIRDLLSNAYAIVSNARFYEDAVNALKAMRFGEGDQNSFIVFDKDYYCYVYPTRQQYEKTIVKELQDADGRFVFQNILQLAQKNGQGYLEYRSQEGKEAPLNRKLMFFRYFKDWNWIICTSVNISDIDQIVSENKAIMTKEINTRLVQTTSLSIVVLLMASFISLLISRKIIAPLKTISEMSRRIAGGDLAVSLDINRRDEIGMLADDMKNMVARLKDVVAQVQTASGNVASGSEELSSSFEILSHRSTEQTSHLEEISSSMEEMNAKIVHNADNASETEKTALQASRDAQAGARQVGDTVQAMRDIAAKISIIEEIARQTNLLALNAAIEAARAGEAGKGFAVVAAEVRKLAEHSGEAAKEIGALSAGSVDVAEKAGRMLEKMVPDIHRTAELIQEISAACHEQTAGAAQINQAIAQLDHVVQQNAALAEEVSSTAEDLSGQAQQLQSSISIFCVAKSSGAINRQMQPGWTAGQGKPIKQSTSLNIFPL